In the Engystomops pustulosus chromosome 2, aEngPut4.maternal, whole genome shotgun sequence genome, one interval contains:
- the GPR45 gene encoding probable G-protein coupled receptor 45 has product MTSRPSRVIFVTMACNSTGLGYCSSPNMNGTTASEDSTFNAFPTPLRILLAIVMVLMIVIAFLGNAIVCLIVYQKPAMRSAINLLLATLAFSDIMLSLFCMPFTAVTIITGSWHFGSQFCQISAMLYWFFVLEGVAILLIISVDRFLIIVQRQDKLNPHRAKIMIVSSWIFSFCISFPSVVGWTLVEVPTRAPQCVLGYTEFLADRAYAVMLVVAVFFIPFIVMLYSYLCILNTVRRNAVRIHNHAESLCLSQVSKLGLMGLQRPHQLNVDMSFKTRAFTTILILFIGFSLCWLPHSVFSLLSVFSRTFYYSSSFYVISTCILWLSYLKSVFNPVIYCWRIKKFREACMEFMPKTFKILPKLPGRTRRRIRPSTIYVCSEHQSAV; this is encoded by the coding sequence ATGACAAGTAGACCTTCCCGTGTTATATTTGTAACAATGGCCTGCAATAGCACAGGTCTTGGCTACTGCTCTTCTCCCAACATGAATGGGACAACAGCGAGTGAAGACTCCACTTTTAACGCATTTCCAACTCCACTCAGGATATTATTGGCAATAGTAATGGTATTAATGATTGTCATTGCTTTTTTGGGCAATGCCATTGTTTGCCTTATTGTCTATCAGAAGCCAGCCATGCGTTCTGCAATCAACCTTCTTCTGGCGACGCTTGCATTCTCGGACATCATGCTGTCACTGTTCTGCATGCCTTTTACTGCAGTTACAATTATCACTGGGAGCTGGCACTTTGGTTCCCAGTTTTGCCAGATCTCAGCCATGCTCTACTGGTTCTTCGTGTTAGAAGGCGTTGCCATACTACTTATTATCAGTGTTGATCGTTTCCTGATCATCGTTCAGAGACAAGACAAATTAAACCCACACCGTGCCAAAATTATGATCGTCAGCTCTTGGATATTTTCTTTTTGCATCTCTTTTCCATCGGTTGTTGGTTGGACCTTGGTTGAAGTTCCAACACGAGCACCACAATGTGTTTTGGGATACACAGAATTCTTGGCTGATAGGGCATATGCAGTTATGCTAGTGGTGGCAGTGTTTTTCATCCCTTTCATTGTAATGCTATATTCTTATCTATGCATCCTAAACACGGTTAGGCGAAATGCTGTCCGAATTCACAACCATGCAGAGAGCTTGTGCCTCAGCCAAGTTAGCAAGTTAGGCTTGATGGGACTTCAGAGACCTCATCAGTTGAATGTGGACATGAGCTTCAAGACCAGGGCCTTCACTACCATACTGATTCTTTTTATTGGATTTTCCCTTTGCTGGCTTCCACATTCTGTGTTCAGTCTATTGTCTGTCTTCAGTAGGACTTTCTACTACAGTTCCTCATTTTATGTTATCAGTACTTGCATTTTGTGGCTCAGTTACCTCAAGTCAGTATTCAACCCTGTCATATACTGCTGGAGGATAAAGAAGTTTCGGGAGGCCTGCATGGAATTTATGCCCAAAACATTTAAGATCCTTCCAAAACTCCCAGGGAGGACAAGGAGAAGAATACGTCCTAGTACCATCTATGTCTGTAGTGAACACCAATCAGCTGTCTAG